The following are encoded together in the Drosophila takahashii strain IR98-3 E-12201 chromosome X, DtakHiC1v2, whole genome shotgun sequence genome:
- the LOC108067520 gene encoding uncharacterized protein, giving the protein MRHMLVTLLLAIFFLSAGGVEVRTEHTIVEEWSWRDSQGNGDSGGYQYSTQLDGEEDDDDYEEEDAEELLSQIQANLDEDEESCEYSCPRYYRPVCVLRNGRPVTFATPCEFHNQVRCASVQRSRGQGHSAPIFQYQHDGAC; this is encoded by the coding sequence ATGCGTCACATGCTCGTGACCCTTCTACTGGCCATCTTCTTCCTGTCCGCCGGAGGAGTGGAGGTGCGAACGGAGCACACCATTGTCGAGGAATGGAGCTGGCGGGACAGCCAGGGCAACGGGGATTCCGGTGGCTATCAGTACTCCACGCAGTTGGACGGGGAAGAGGATGACGATGACTATGAAGAGGAGGATGCCGAGGAGCTGCTCTCCCAGATCCAAGCCAACctggacgaggacgaggagagCTGCGAGTACAGCTGTCCACGGTACTATCGACCCGTCTGCGTGCTGCGCAACGGACGCCCGGTGACCTTCGCCACGCCCTGCGAGTTCCACAACCAGGTGCGCTGCGCCAGCGTGCAGAGGAGCCGCGGCCAGGGGCATTCGGCGCCCATCTTTCAGTACCAACACGACGGTGCTTGCTAA
- the LOC108067448 gene encoding uncharacterized protein: MSTQQEQLDYIERHLVYEIFKYFGSGVSLAGHRVECSTGLDGFMSALYTVQLDLVAGERSRTEVVLVKLMKGEKEFREQSNSYIQFANEVFAYAEILPAYEHLLRTSHLSSELVANWVPSCYFARFGLVRGLGSGRESVLALKHLKGDGYQLGPRLILRRDQLEAMVALIGPFHALGYATRILQPQVHARLRSGLLDMSFVSTSGKAGFDVLYRVAFDRFYEFYDRRREQLLRDSQADEGFSLAIERLREKYFDRPTHLLERIRTTSCESYFATFQHGDFNRNNVLFHYGDDGQVDGIKTIDFQELRFSSTAIDLSFFMYMNTPSSGREEIFADLLRKYHKRMIEMLELVLHRNRDELSDERVEQLLKDYSFERFEEHFKRYAFYGVMVCMHFMPWMLGSEPDCAELSRLCDTDMHGQAFYQLSLDIGGDAANEEIFKTVRHAYEHGYMDEI; this comes from the exons ATGTCGACGCAGCAAGAGCAGTTGGACTACATTGAGCGGCATCTCGTCTACGAGATCTTCAAGTACTTCGGATCGGGCGTCTCCCTGGCGGGCCACCGGGTGGAGTGCTCCACCGGGCTGGACGGCTTCATGTCGGCCCTGTACACGGTGCAACTGGATCTGGTTGCCGGCGAACGCAGCCGCACCGAGGTCGTCCTGGTCAAGCTGATGAAGGGCGAGAAGGAGTTCCGCGAGCAGAGCAACTCGTACATCCAGTTCGCCAACGAGGTGTTCGCCTACGCCGAGATCCTGCCCGCCTACGAGCATCTGCTGCGGACGAGCCACCTGTCCAGCGAGCTGGTGGCCAACTGGGTGCCCAGCTGCTACTTTGCCCGGTTCGGATTGGTCAGAG GTCTCGGCAGCGGTCGCGAATCCGTGCTGGCCCTCAAGCATCTCAAGGGCGACGGCTACCAGTTGGGCCCGCGCCTCATCCTCCGCCGCGATCAACTGGAGGCCATGGTGGCTCTGATCGGGCCCTTCCATGCCCTGGGCTATGCCACCCGCATCCTCCAGCCGCAGGTGCATGCCCGCCTGCGCTCGGGCCTCCTGGACATGTCCTTTGTCTCCACTTCAGGGAAGGCCGGCTTTGATGTGCTCTATCGCGTGGCCTTCGATCGCTTCTACGAGTTCTACGACCGCCGGCGGGAGCAGCTCCTCAGGGATTCGCAAGCGGATGAGGGGTTTTCCCTGGCCATCGAGCGTCTGCGCGAGAAGTACTTCGACCGGCCAACGCATCTGCTGGAGCGGATTCGCACCACGTCCTGTGAGAGTTATTTTGCCACCTTCCAGCACGGCGACTTCAATCGCAACAACGTGCTCTTCCACTACGGCGACGATGGCCAGGTGGATGGCATCAAGACCATCGACTTCCAGGAGCTGCGCTTCAGCTCGACGGCCATTGACCTGAGCTTCTTCATGTACATGAACACGCCGTCCTCGGGCAGGGAGGAGATCTTTGCGGATCTGCTGCGGAAGTACCACAAACGGATGATCGAGATGCTGGAATTGGTTCTGCATCGCAACCGGGACGAGCTGAGCGACGAGCGGGTGGAGCAGCTCTTGAAGGACTACAG TTTCGAACGATTCGAGGAGCACTTCAAGCGATACGCCTTCTACGGGGTGATGGTCTGCATGCACTTCATGCCCTGGATGCTGGGCAGCGAGCCGGATTGCGCCGAGTTGTCCCGGCTCTGCGACACGGACATGCATGGCCAGGCCTTCTATCAGTTGTCCCTGGACATTGGCGGCGACGCGGCCAACGAGGAGATCTTCAAGACGGTGCGGCACGCCTACGAGCATGGCTACATGGACGAGATATAG
- the Coq7 gene encoding 5-demethoxyubiquinone hydroxylase, mitochondrial isoform X1, translating to MTGMLRGVLCAPQPRLLSLRRCLSSAAGGSAGSGVSGGSGEGTPLRPRPNALTDEIIRVDHAGELGADRIYAGQMAILGNGPLGKTIGHMWEQEKEHRRQFEQLIQQHRVRPTIMTPLWNVAGFVLGAGTALMGEKAAMACTVAVETVIVEHYNDQLRQIMEAPHPDKELLATITKFRDEEQEHHDTGIDHGAEQAPFYAALTEVIKFGCKTAIAISKKI from the exons ATGA CCGGAATGCTGAGAGGAGTCCTCTGTGCGCCGCAGCCGCGTCTGCTGTCCCTGCGTCGCTGCCTCAGCTCAGCGGCTGGAGGATCTGCAGGATCGGGAGTATCGGGAGGCTCTGGAGAAGGCACTCCCCTGCGCCCACGTCCAAATGCCCTGACTGACGAGATAATACGCGTCGATCATGCCGGCGAACTGGGCGCCGATCGCATCTACGCCGGCCAGATGGCCATTCTGGGCAACGGGCCGCTGGGCAAGACCATCGGCCACATGTGGGAGCAGGAGAAGGAGCATCGCCGCCAGTTCGAGCAGCTCATCCAGCAGCATCGCGTCCGTCCGACGATCATGACGCCGCTGTGGAACGTGGCCGGCTTTGTGCTGGGCGCCGGAACAGCGCTGATGGGCGAAAAGGCGGCCATGGCCTGCACGGTGGCCGTGGAGACGGTGATTGTGGAGCACTACAACGATCAGCTGCGCCAGATCATGGAGGCACCGCATCCGGACAAG GAGCTGCTGGCCACGATCACCAAGTTCCGggacgaggagcaggagcaccaCGACACCGGCATCGATCACGGGGCCGAGCAGGCGCCCTTCTACGCGGCCCTGACCGAGGTGATCAAGTTCGGCTGCAAGACGGCCATAGCCATCTCGAAGAAGATCTAG
- the shf gene encoding protein shifted isoform X4 has product MSHQGIGCLVKWFYLVLIVHTLLCIGQLECRQHQHNRNNNNNNSNNNRRSDSSSSEESHGNASDGLDNYADHDIGGPGGPQPRRGQRKKHQGGGGGGGGGGGGGGGGNGNGGGGGNRNNRNEESGISLWINEQQLKMLTALYFPQGYSERLYAIHNSRVTNDLRDTTLYNFLVIPSEVNYVNFTWKSGRRKYFYDFDRLQTMDESILKAPTLSIRKSGRIPQEQKNFSIFLPCTGNSSGTASFNVGLKIQTRHNKPLSGTPIRLNFKKECAHRECSLKCGKNGYCNEQHICKCNVGYTGQYCETAFCFPQCLNGGNCTAPSICTCPEGYQGTQCEGGICKDKCLNGGKCIQKDKCQCSKGYYGLRCEYSKCVIPCKNEGRCIGNNLCRCPNGLRGDHCEIGRKQRSICKCRNGTCTSHKHCKCHPGFYGRHCNGRKQRHVHRNDDSKF; this is encoded by the exons ATGAGCCATCAGGGCATCGGCTGCCTGGTCAAGTGGTTCTATCTGGTGCTGATCGTGCACACGCTCCTCTGCATCGGCCAGCTCGAGTGTCGCCAGCACCAGCACAATCggaacaataacaataacaatagcaacaacaacagaagatCGGACTCGTCCAGTTCGGAGGAGAGCCACGGCAACGCCAGCGATGGCCTGGACAACTATGCGGACCACGACATCGGTGGTCCTGGTGGTCCCCAGCCGCGACGGGGTCAGCGGAAGAAACACcagggcggcggcggaggaggaggaggaggaggcggcggcggaggaggaggaaacggaaacggaggaggcggtggcaaCCGGAACAACCGCAACGAGGAGAGCGGCATCTCGCTGTGGATCAACGAGCAGCAGCTCAAGATGCTCACTG CGCTCTACTTCCCGCAGGGCTACTCGGAACGCCTGTACGCCATCCACAACAGCCGGGTGACCAACGATCTGCGCGACACCACGCTGTACAACTTCCTGGTGATCCCGTCCGAGGTGAACTACGTGAACTTCACGTGGAAGTCGGGGCGGCGCAAGTACTTCTACGACTTCGATCGCCTGCAGACGATGGACGAGAGCATCCTGAAGGCGCCCACGCTGTCCATCCGCAAGAGCGGCCGCATTCCGCAGGAGCAGAAGA ATTTCAGCATCTTCCTGCCCTGCACCGGCAACAGCTCCGGCACCGCGTCCTTCAACGTCGGCCTCAAGATCCAGACGCGCCACAACAAGCCGCTCTCAGGCACACCCATTCGACTCAACTTCAAAAAGGAATGCGCCCACAGAG AATGCAGCTTGAAGTGCGGCAAGAACGGCTACTGCAACGAGCAGCACATTTGCAAGTGCAACGTGGGCTACACGGGCCAGTACTGCGAGACGGCCTTCTGCTTCCCGCAGTGCCTCAACGGGGGCAACTGCACGGCGCCGTCGATCTGCACCTGTCCGGAGGGCTACCAGGGCACCCAGTGCGAAGGTG GTATTTGCAAGGACAAGTGCCTGAATGGCGGCAAGTGCATACAGAAGGACAAGTGCCAGTGCTCCAAGGGATACTACGGCCTGCGCTGCGAGTACT CCAAGTGCGTGATTCCCTGCAAGAACGAGGGTCGCTGCATCGGGAACAACCTGTGCCGCTGCCCCAATGGATTGCGGGGCGATCACTGCGAGATCGGACGCAAGCAGCGCTCCATTTGCAAGTGCCGCAATGGCACCTGCACCTCCCACAAGCACTGCAAGTGCCATCCGGGATTCTATGGGCGCCACTGCAACGGCC GCAAGCAGCGACATGTCCACCGAAACGACGACTCCAAGTTCTAG
- the shf gene encoding protein shifted isoform X3 codes for MSHQGIGCLVKWFYLVLIVHTLLCIGQLECRQHQHNRNNNNNNSNNNRRSDSSSSEESHGNASDGLDNYADHDIGGPGGPQPRRGQRKKHQGGGGGGGGGGGGGGGGNGNGGGGGNRNNRNEESGISLWINEQQLKMLTALYFPQGYSERLYAIHNSRVTNDLRDTTLYNFLVIPSEVNYVNFTWKSGRRKYFYDFDRLQTMDESILKAPTLSIRKSGRIPQEQKNFSIFLPCTGNSSGTASFNVGLKIQTRHNKPLSGTPIRLNFKKECAHRAPDPECSLKCGKNGYCNEQHICKCNVGYTGQYCETAFCFPQCLNGGNCTAPSICTCPEGYQGTQCEGGICKDKCLNGGKCIQKDKCQCSKGYYGLRCEYSKCVIPCKNEGRCIGNNLCRCPNGLRGDHCEIGRKQRSICKCRNGTCTSHKHCKCHPGFYGRHCNGRKQRHVHRNDDSKF; via the exons ATGAGCCATCAGGGCATCGGCTGCCTGGTCAAGTGGTTCTATCTGGTGCTGATCGTGCACACGCTCCTCTGCATCGGCCAGCTCGAGTGTCGCCAGCACCAGCACAATCggaacaataacaataacaatagcaacaacaacagaagatCGGACTCGTCCAGTTCGGAGGAGAGCCACGGCAACGCCAGCGATGGCCTGGACAACTATGCGGACCACGACATCGGTGGTCCTGGTGGTCCCCAGCCGCGACGGGGTCAGCGGAAGAAACACcagggcggcggcggaggaggaggaggaggaggcggcggcggaggaggaggaaacggaaacggaggaggcggtggcaaCCGGAACAACCGCAACGAGGAGAGCGGCATCTCGCTGTGGATCAACGAGCAGCAGCTCAAGATGCTCACTG CGCTCTACTTCCCGCAGGGCTACTCGGAACGCCTGTACGCCATCCACAACAGCCGGGTGACCAACGATCTGCGCGACACCACGCTGTACAACTTCCTGGTGATCCCGTCCGAGGTGAACTACGTGAACTTCACGTGGAAGTCGGGGCGGCGCAAGTACTTCTACGACTTCGATCGCCTGCAGACGATGGACGAGAGCATCCTGAAGGCGCCCACGCTGTCCATCCGCAAGAGCGGCCGCATTCCGCAGGAGCAGAAGA ATTTCAGCATCTTCCTGCCCTGCACCGGCAACAGCTCCGGCACCGCGTCCTTCAACGTCGGCCTCAAGATCCAGACGCGCCACAACAAGCCGCTCTCAGGCACACCCATTCGACTCAACTTCAAAAAGGAATGCGCCCACAGAG CTCCCGATCCAGAATGCAGCTTGAAGTGCGGCAAGAACGGCTACTGCAACGAGCAGCACATTTGCAAGTGCAACGTGGGCTACACGGGCCAGTACTGCGAGACGGCCTTCTGCTTCCCGCAGTGCCTCAACGGGGGCAACTGCACGGCGCCGTCGATCTGCACCTGTCCGGAGGGCTACCAGGGCACCCAGTGCGAAGGTG GTATTTGCAAGGACAAGTGCCTGAATGGCGGCAAGTGCATACAGAAGGACAAGTGCCAGTGCTCCAAGGGATACTACGGCCTGCGCTGCGAGTACT CCAAGTGCGTGATTCCCTGCAAGAACGAGGGTCGCTGCATCGGGAACAACCTGTGCCGCTGCCCCAATGGATTGCGGGGCGATCACTGCGAGATCGGACGCAAGCAGCGCTCCATTTGCAAGTGCCGCAATGGCACCTGCACCTCCCACAAGCACTGCAAGTGCCATCCGGGATTCTATGGGCGCCACTGCAACGGCC GCAAGCAGCGACATGTCCACCGAAACGACGACTCCAAGTTCTAG
- the shf gene encoding protein shifted isoform X2, whose product MSHQGIGCLVKWFYLVLIVHTLLCIGQLECRQHQHNRNNNNNNSNNNRRSDSSSSEESHGNASDGLDNYADHDIGGPGGPQPRRGQRKKHQGGGGGGGGGGGGGGGGNGNGGGGGNRNNRNEESGISLWINEQQLKMLTALYFPQGYSERLYAIHNSRVTNDLRDTTLYNFLVIPSEVNYVNFTWKSGRRKYFYDFDRLQTMDESILKAPTLSIRKSGRIPQEQKNFSIFLPCTGNSSGTASFNVGLKIQTRHNKPLSGTPIRLNFKKECAHRGVYDIDASNPTSLTTLQECSLKCGKNGYCNEQHICKCNVGYTGQYCETAFCFPQCLNGGNCTAPSICTCPEGYQGTQCEGGICKDKCLNGGKCIQKDKCQCSKGYYGLRCEYSKCVIPCKNEGRCIGNNLCRCPNGLRGDHCEIGRKQRSICKCRNGTCTSHKHCKCHPGFYGRHCNGRKQRHVHRNDDSKF is encoded by the exons ATGAGCCATCAGGGCATCGGCTGCCTGGTCAAGTGGTTCTATCTGGTGCTGATCGTGCACACGCTCCTCTGCATCGGCCAGCTCGAGTGTCGCCAGCACCAGCACAATCggaacaataacaataacaatagcaacaacaacagaagatCGGACTCGTCCAGTTCGGAGGAGAGCCACGGCAACGCCAGCGATGGCCTGGACAACTATGCGGACCACGACATCGGTGGTCCTGGTGGTCCCCAGCCGCGACGGGGTCAGCGGAAGAAACACcagggcggcggcggaggaggaggaggaggaggcggcggcggaggaggaggaaacggaaacggaggaggcggtggcaaCCGGAACAACCGCAACGAGGAGAGCGGCATCTCGCTGTGGATCAACGAGCAGCAGCTCAAGATGCTCACTG CGCTCTACTTCCCGCAGGGCTACTCGGAACGCCTGTACGCCATCCACAACAGCCGGGTGACCAACGATCTGCGCGACACCACGCTGTACAACTTCCTGGTGATCCCGTCCGAGGTGAACTACGTGAACTTCACGTGGAAGTCGGGGCGGCGCAAGTACTTCTACGACTTCGATCGCCTGCAGACGATGGACGAGAGCATCCTGAAGGCGCCCACGCTGTCCATCCGCAAGAGCGGCCGCATTCCGCAGGAGCAGAAGA ATTTCAGCATCTTCCTGCCCTGCACCGGCAACAGCTCCGGCACCGCGTCCTTCAACGTCGGCCTCAAGATCCAGACGCGCCACAACAAGCCGCTCTCAGGCACACCCATTCGACTCAACTTCAAAAAGGAATGCGCCCACAGAGGTGTGTATGATATAGACGCTTCCAACCCTACTTCACTAACAACTTTGCAAG AATGCAGCTTGAAGTGCGGCAAGAACGGCTACTGCAACGAGCAGCACATTTGCAAGTGCAACGTGGGCTACACGGGCCAGTACTGCGAGACGGCCTTCTGCTTCCCGCAGTGCCTCAACGGGGGCAACTGCACGGCGCCGTCGATCTGCACCTGTCCGGAGGGCTACCAGGGCACCCAGTGCGAAGGTG GTATTTGCAAGGACAAGTGCCTGAATGGCGGCAAGTGCATACAGAAGGACAAGTGCCAGTGCTCCAAGGGATACTACGGCCTGCGCTGCGAGTACT CCAAGTGCGTGATTCCCTGCAAGAACGAGGGTCGCTGCATCGGGAACAACCTGTGCCGCTGCCCCAATGGATTGCGGGGCGATCACTGCGAGATCGGACGCAAGCAGCGCTCCATTTGCAAGTGCCGCAATGGCACCTGCACCTCCCACAAGCACTGCAAGTGCCATCCGGGATTCTATGGGCGCCACTGCAACGGCC GCAAGCAGCGACATGTCCACCGAAACGACGACTCCAAGTTCTAG
- the shf gene encoding protein shifted isoform X1: protein MSHQGIGCLVKWFYLVLIVHTLLCIGQLECRQHQHNRNNNNNNSNNNRRSDSSSSEESHGNASDGLDNYADHDIGGPGGPQPRRGQRKKHQGGGGGGGGGGGGGGGGNGNGGGGGNRNNRNEESGISLWINEQQLKMLTALYFPQGYSERLYAIHNSRVTNDLRDTTLYNFLVIPSEVNYVNFTWKSGRRKYFYDFDRLQTMDESILKAPTLSIRKSGRIPQEQKNFSIFLPCTGNSSGTASFNVGLKIQTRHNKPLSGTPIRLNFKKECAHRGVYDIDASNPTSLTTLQAPDPECSLKCGKNGYCNEQHICKCNVGYTGQYCETAFCFPQCLNGGNCTAPSICTCPEGYQGTQCEGGICKDKCLNGGKCIQKDKCQCSKGYYGLRCEYSKCVIPCKNEGRCIGNNLCRCPNGLRGDHCEIGRKQRSICKCRNGTCTSHKHCKCHPGFYGRHCNGRKQRHVHRNDDSKF from the exons ATGAGCCATCAGGGCATCGGCTGCCTGGTCAAGTGGTTCTATCTGGTGCTGATCGTGCACACGCTCCTCTGCATCGGCCAGCTCGAGTGTCGCCAGCACCAGCACAATCggaacaataacaataacaatagcaacaacaacagaagatCGGACTCGTCCAGTTCGGAGGAGAGCCACGGCAACGCCAGCGATGGCCTGGACAACTATGCGGACCACGACATCGGTGGTCCTGGTGGTCCCCAGCCGCGACGGGGTCAGCGGAAGAAACACcagggcggcggcggaggaggaggaggaggaggcggcggcggaggaggaggaaacggaaacggaggaggcggtggcaaCCGGAACAACCGCAACGAGGAGAGCGGCATCTCGCTGTGGATCAACGAGCAGCAGCTCAAGATGCTCACTG CGCTCTACTTCCCGCAGGGCTACTCGGAACGCCTGTACGCCATCCACAACAGCCGGGTGACCAACGATCTGCGCGACACCACGCTGTACAACTTCCTGGTGATCCCGTCCGAGGTGAACTACGTGAACTTCACGTGGAAGTCGGGGCGGCGCAAGTACTTCTACGACTTCGATCGCCTGCAGACGATGGACGAGAGCATCCTGAAGGCGCCCACGCTGTCCATCCGCAAGAGCGGCCGCATTCCGCAGGAGCAGAAGA ATTTCAGCATCTTCCTGCCCTGCACCGGCAACAGCTCCGGCACCGCGTCCTTCAACGTCGGCCTCAAGATCCAGACGCGCCACAACAAGCCGCTCTCAGGCACACCCATTCGACTCAACTTCAAAAAGGAATGCGCCCACAGAGGTGTGTATGATATAGACGCTTCCAACCCTACTTCACTAACAACTTTGCAAG CTCCCGATCCAGAATGCAGCTTGAAGTGCGGCAAGAACGGCTACTGCAACGAGCAGCACATTTGCAAGTGCAACGTGGGCTACACGGGCCAGTACTGCGAGACGGCCTTCTGCTTCCCGCAGTGCCTCAACGGGGGCAACTGCACGGCGCCGTCGATCTGCACCTGTCCGGAGGGCTACCAGGGCACCCAGTGCGAAGGTG GTATTTGCAAGGACAAGTGCCTGAATGGCGGCAAGTGCATACAGAAGGACAAGTGCCAGTGCTCCAAGGGATACTACGGCCTGCGCTGCGAGTACT CCAAGTGCGTGATTCCCTGCAAGAACGAGGGTCGCTGCATCGGGAACAACCTGTGCCGCTGCCCCAATGGATTGCGGGGCGATCACTGCGAGATCGGACGCAAGCAGCGCTCCATTTGCAAGTGCCGCAATGGCACCTGCACCTCCCACAAGCACTGCAAGTGCCATCCGGGATTCTATGGGCGCCACTGCAACGGCC GCAAGCAGCGACATGTCCACCGAAACGACGACTCCAAGTTCTAG
- the Coq7 gene encoding 5-demethoxyubiquinone hydroxylase, mitochondrial isoform X2, with amino-acid sequence MLRGVLCAPQPRLLSLRRCLSSAAGGSAGSGVSGGSGEGTPLRPRPNALTDEIIRVDHAGELGADRIYAGQMAILGNGPLGKTIGHMWEQEKEHRRQFEQLIQQHRVRPTIMTPLWNVAGFVLGAGTALMGEKAAMACTVAVETVIVEHYNDQLRQIMEAPHPDKELLATITKFRDEEQEHHDTGIDHGAEQAPFYAALTEVIKFGCKTAIAISKKI; translated from the exons ATGCTGAGAGGAGTCCTCTGTGCGCCGCAGCCGCGTCTGCTGTCCCTGCGTCGCTGCCTCAGCTCAGCGGCTGGAGGATCTGCAGGATCGGGAGTATCGGGAGGCTCTGGAGAAGGCACTCCCCTGCGCCCACGTCCAAATGCCCTGACTGACGAGATAATACGCGTCGATCATGCCGGCGAACTGGGCGCCGATCGCATCTACGCCGGCCAGATGGCCATTCTGGGCAACGGGCCGCTGGGCAAGACCATCGGCCACATGTGGGAGCAGGAGAAGGAGCATCGCCGCCAGTTCGAGCAGCTCATCCAGCAGCATCGCGTCCGTCCGACGATCATGACGCCGCTGTGGAACGTGGCCGGCTTTGTGCTGGGCGCCGGAACAGCGCTGATGGGCGAAAAGGCGGCCATGGCCTGCACGGTGGCCGTGGAGACGGTGATTGTGGAGCACTACAACGATCAGCTGCGCCAGATCATGGAGGCACCGCATCCGGACAAG GAGCTGCTGGCCACGATCACCAAGTTCCGggacgaggagcaggagcaccaCGACACCGGCATCGATCACGGGGCCGAGCAGGCGCCCTTCTACGCGGCCCTGACCGAGGTGATCAAGTTCGGCTGCAAGACGGCCATAGCCATCTCGAAGAAGATCTAG